In Rosa rugosa chromosome 4, drRosRugo1.1, whole genome shotgun sequence, the genomic stretch AGCTGACAAAATCTATCTAACCTCAATCGAGGACACCAACTTGTGAGGTTGGTTATCAGGAGACTGAATATTTCAAATACAAAAGCCATTGACCTGCAAAAAGTCCAGATACAAGATCTTTACTGGAAACATAATTGGATAGAAACATCGTCCACTCAAAGGGGCAGAACAAATGCTCAAATAACTGAATAATAATatcaaataaaataaagaacaagGAGGAACAGAAATATGACTCATTTTTCGTTGCTAACATTTATTTTGGACAAGGACAACGATGTAATCACAGCCATTGTCATGCAGCTAGACTTGCTTTTTATGACAGAGTTTTATTTCTCTTCATCAAGCTTCCCAATCATAAACCTCCTTTCTCTTTCAAGCCTAAAATGCACTGACCTAAATAATTATTCTAattattctttccttcctcCGCTCTTCTCACAAATATTTCCTCAACAAATTTTCCCACCAAATTCCTCTTTGTGATACTACTTTCCCCAGCAATTAACGGCGAAAGTCACAGATATGGAGTGTGGATGTGTACAAATGATGTAAACACAAGATACATTAAATCCTTCTCATTTAATCTTACACAGTAGGTAAGAAGGACAGACAATACTCCAAATATCACCAGAGTCTATATTTCACAAGGGAAAACAAAAAGCTACTGTAAGATAGCTTAGAAACTCATAATATCTCAACTTGTATTGATCAAGAGCGCTCTGTCTGGACAAAGTGGTCCATCCCTTCTATGGTAGCTTTCTAATGAATCTCTTCGTATTTCAACACCTAACTAAATAAACTCTTCTACTATGGTTAAATGTTATTGAATGATTACCATTACAGAGGTATCGACACTAGAGTTGTTCATGAAAACATAGCTATGCCCCAAAGCCAATTCTGGAAGGAAATATATAGCGCGGATAGGAAAAGATGATAGGCACACACCTTGACTATATGAACTAAGTATATCAATCCCGGAGACCAAGTTCAAGCTCAagctcatcatcttcttcaaacAACTTCAAAAGACGAGCATACTGCTCTTCTCGTTTCTTCTTTTGCCATAGCTTAAAGAGGAAAAAGGATAACAATCCAACCACTACAAGTCCAAAAGGTATAAAGGCCAATGTAGACCCATTTCTGCTGTTGGAGGTAGCATGACTCGCAGGATTTGTACTGTTTTTGCCATCATCAGAAAACCCTGAACCAAAAAAGGCCCAAAAGATTAAACATGAGAATACAATGAATTAGATAATATAATTCTTTGCCACCTAGAAATAAGTGAGTTGCAAGGCCCCAGAAAGCAAATAGCATATCTAATAGTGATTGAATCAAGAATAAAACAGGTtaccaacaccaacaccaatgTAAATCGAAATATGGGATGGAATGGAAAGTTTGAATAATTGAGAAGTTGATGAGAGATGCCCAACCTGGAATGAATTGTAGGAAAATTGTACCCAATAACAAGAGCGAACTCAACGATCTGCAACCTGAAATTTCACTCAtctctttccctctctctctctctccgtggGGCACTTTCCCTCTCTGAAACTTTTCGCTTTGGAGAGATCGCTCGATCTTCCTCTGgcgttttttgtttttctaatttttggctcttgtttttttttttcggtctcAATTATTTTTGGCTTTCCAATTATTACTTTTTAGAGGGAACAACAAGTACCTACACGGGTAAAAGAAATAATTCTCTTACGGTCAAAATatttttagggaaaaaaatCACCAATAGTTATTGAGTTATGATCCGTTTAATACTTAACTCACTGTCTCATCAATAATATCACCTAACTCACTCATTTTCAAATCCATTTTTCACATAACTCATTGTTGTTAAATCTCCCGTTAGAAACCGTTAAAATTATAGATATATTCGTCTAGATACTAAAAATTTCACTTCCTTTTGTTCACATGCGTAGATTCACTTTTTTCTATTCCGTGTATGCAAATTTTGTTTTTATCCTATACCCATCAATTCGAGTTTTGTTTCTTCTTAAAGTGTGTATCTTAGTTTGGTCCCCTAGTGTCCAGCTTTTGTAGTTGTATCAATTTGgagtcttctttttttttacagGTGTAGTAGTACGTGTAAGTCTGTATGCACCTTGCATGCTGGTATAAATAGTCTTTGAATTTGTTCAATGAAGGCAGAACACAGCAGAGAAGAAAAATTCTCAATGTGAAACATTCATCTTCTCTTTGTAACCAGTACTTCAACAATAAATACCagttgttgatatcacttatattacataccgccaagcataagcaacgacctcataggtgggccctaCGACATGGTTAGTCCCGCTTACGACATGCGTctggtagtccgacacccgagctaactcgctatggtggaggtcggccggtacctcttagggaggccaccctcctatGATcttcaagaggcttcaagagaagtaaatatgtgtattatatcccacatcggaaatatataatagaatgggacttcctttagctataaagggaagtcttCCCCTTCTTAGAGAGGGATGGATCCTAAGAAGGGAtcgatccctatacttgtatcactatcaaaggctacttggcctcactactagtggaatctctaagtggacgtagccttgcctcaagggcaaggtgaaccactatacatgcttgtgtgtgtgtctctctctctctccatcatgaTCCATgcttagttcccgttccgtattctcacacagaaacaccAGTTTCTCACAACTATTCTCAGGCAATGCTGCTTGAGAATTGATATGCTACTTAACAACTATGTACTATGTTGTTTATTTCAACCTTTTTATGCTTACTTCTGATGCTATTAAGTTGAGACTGAGATTTCCTCTCTTATTCTCTTAATATCATTCTTTTTTCGAATTACTTCTTGTCATGTTCAGGTAGTGAATTTATCACTTACAACATGAAAATTACTGGTAAGTGTGGAGTCATGCACATTTGATGTGTGACAGATTCATTATTATTGACTACGAACGAAGTAGTCAATAGCCATGTTTTGTTATCCTAAAATCGGGGATTAATGATTTGCAACATCAACCTTTTTCTCATTTTGGGGGAGATGTTTTTTCTATAAGTAATAGCTAAAGGGaagaaataatatatatacatcaagCAATTATGCCCCGCAATATTGGTCTCTTGGCTTAGAAGCACATATTTGATAAGTAAAAGACTCACTCTTGTTAATCAAGTTGATGGGCTTCACGTGAAATTCTGATGgatccttgacccaaagcaccaaaatagactaaaactatctcacttaccccaataACACAATTTAAgacaaaatgacaattttaccctcgatataattaatgaattacaaatGCCCTCTCTcctatctctttctctctctctctctctctctctctctctctctctctctctagaatcaATCGCCACACCAATTCCGAAGTCGCAAATGATTCTGACGATTCCGAAGTTGCCGCCGCCACAAGATCACCACCACCGGTCGTTTTCCTAGTAGTTCAAGTACTAGTCGGCGCCGGTGAACCGGTTTTGATGAGGAAGAAACGAATTGGAAGCCGTCGTCGAACAGGAAGACGATGATTGCGAGATCGGAATGAACGACTTAACGTccaaggatgatgatgatgatattaCCGAATTAGCCATGAAGGATGTCGCTAGCGGTGCCGGAGACGGCGAAGGACACTGAGAATAGCCTCCGGCCGAACAAGATAGAAGCAGCAAGCACGGCAGCTGATTAGCCGGAGCCGCCATGAAGTTACAGAGAAGCGAAGGGTCTGAACAACAATCGAGGTCATGAGTATGGTTTTccagtgggaaaaaaaaacctttaaTTACCTTTATCCTATTTAGGTGACTGAAAAGAGTGAGGAGCGGAAAAATGGGGTGGGGGTTAGGGCTGGGTGTccggacccgaaagaccgaggacccgacccgaaccgagtgAAAAAGCCcgaatcggttcggttttagaatagaaattttcggttcggtctaaAGCCCGACCCAAATTGAAATCTTTGGTTCGGTCTCAGGTTCCATATTttcagggcccgaaagcccgaaccgacccgaataCTGTAGCAGTTGCCACATGTCAGTCCATGATTGGGTGTTATAATAATAagttaaatataaaaaaatatatataaacaagtGAACAACCCTACTCCTAAAGCTAAAGGACCGAGGCCTTTACTCTTTAGTCCAGCCCTATCCACTCTCCAGTCTCAAGTACTCCCTCAGTCCCTCTCTTTGCCGTCGTCGCGTCGATACTCGATAGTCGATACCGTCGAATCGTCGATACTCCCTTAGCCTCCCTCTCTTTGTCGTCGATACCATCTCAATCTCTTTGCCGTCGATACCGTCGATACTCGATACCATCTCAATCTCAGATTCTCAGCCCCAAATCTCAGTGACTCAGCCCCAAATCTCAGTCTCGA encodes the following:
- the LOC133744563 gene encoding uncharacterized protein LOC133744563, coding for MSEISGCRSLSSLLLLGTIFLQFIPGFSDDGKNSTNPASHATSNSRNGSTLAFIPFGLVVVGLLSFFLFKLWQKKKREEQYARLLKLFEEDDELELELGLRD